In Euphorbia lathyris chromosome 2, ddEupLath1.1, whole genome shotgun sequence, the sequence GGCAACGAAACAAGGAGTCCAAGGAACGAGATAGGCAAAGCAATACACACTAGATGAGACTTTGCAAAGAAAGCTTAGGACCTTTTTTCCCCTATTTATATCTAAAACGGAGGTGCCGGCAGAGCACGGTATCCAACGATACTTTACGGCGCGTGCAGAAGCATTAATGAAGGGCCAATTAATTTTCGCGTTAAAACAAGGAACGCATGCGGCAATAGGAAAGGCCACCCCAACCCCACTGACGCGAGAAACCTTTTCAGAGTTTCCCTCTGCTCGCTACGGCGGTGATGATGCTATGAGCTCCCCAACGACACCTCGCATGCAATACTCGGTACCCCTGACCGAAggggggggactacttgattcggaatatcaACTGGGGGCCCGACTGGCCGGGCCCAAAAAGGctcaatataaataaggaggaagataACCAAGAAGAGATCGGGGAACAGATTTCCTAACTCTATCTTTAAACAAATAGTAAATTCCCTTGAGTGACTAACTGCTTTGATCGTCGGAGTATACACATGGACCGCTCCCTACACAGGAACGATCATCGGAGAGCACGAGAGCCTTACCCGGAGAGAGCCAGTTCACCATTCCGCGTATCCTAattagtttttatatttaattgttacataataaataagtttagagaactgataaaacatttatgaaATTGAGAGCTAATAATTTATGGATAAATTTAATAAGCTAATAAGAAACTTGTAAAACGAAGGGAATCAATCTACATCACAATTTCAGAGAAGTCGTGATGTATTTGGTCAACAAAATAATAGCCGAATTCTGATTCGCCTTATCCAGAAATTTGGCGGACAAAGAGGTTAGAGAAGAAAATGCAAACGTGTCAAATATGCTTCCAACCGTTAAATATTTCTTCACCCGCTACCGCCATCGCTTGTTGGAGCTTTTCAACATCAGCTTCAGCCTCAGTCATGTGAGCGTTACTCATCCCTTCCCCAACAAAACAATTATACGCTGTCAAGCCTAGGTTTTCCTGCTTCACGATCCATGTTATCATTTCGAAATTTCACCGGCGCCACCGCTGCATCATCCTCATGCCATTTTCCGGTAGTCCGCTCTCTCTTCTGTCACCGCACGCTTGCTATCTCAACTGGTCCTCGTCCTTCTCTTAGACTCGAGGAACTATCATTGGAGGAGCCACTACAATGTAGGGCTGCTATTAGAGAGGTATTTACATTTATGGAGAGTGATAAGACCGAAACAGTTCCGGGAGAGGGAGAAGGTGAAGAGCAACCAGAAGTtgaggaagacgaagatgaTGATGAAAAAGGGATTCCGAAAATAGGTGTGGCGAGGCAAACATACATCCCTGTTTCTAAGTCGGAGCTCTTGGAGGCTATTGTGTCGAAGTTATTTGACTCTCCCGATGATGCTAATcaatttcttcttctctcttcgtGAGTTTTCCGTTCTCTCTCGTCAGGTCTAATAcaattattcaatatattctgtCGTTCCTTCTTTTTTTCCTCTTCTATTTCTTTTAAAACTGCAGTTTCAAAGTGTGATTACAGGCGCTTGGATTCCATTCTTCACGCTGAGCACAAAAGCATTTTAGAAGAAATGCGAAGAGATTACTTCGTCAGTTATTCCGCGGATAATGAGGATGGTAGTGATAAAGGACGGGGCAATTCTGACGGATCATCTCAACTTAACGGGGACAAATCCTTTGTTAACGACAGCATCAATGGAACTGGGAAAATATGGAACAATTGGAAGGACGGCGAATTTGACATGCCATTGAATTTTGGGTCTGGTCTggatttgaaaaatattttagGTTATTCAGccaaaattgaaaaaagaaGTACAAATGATGAGTCCAGGTCTGTTTCCCATCTATTTTAAATTAGCTTGAGATTCGTCAACGATATATTGAGCTATATGTCGCCCTTTCATGGTTTTTGTTGATTTGTCTCTTATTATGTCAACTCAATTGTAGGCTTGCTGTTGCGACTCGTTTCCAGCGTGCTTTTATGCAGCTTCTTAATAATGCTCAGTTTCAAGAACTATCCGCTCGGGATTTGATGTTGACATCTGCCTTGAACTCGGATTATCTTCTTACTTTGCCAGTATATGTGGATTGGAAGAAAGCATCTGAATC encodes:
- the LOC136217282 gene encoding uncharacterized protein isoform X4 encodes the protein MLSFRNFTGATAASSSCHFPVVRSLFCHRTLAISTGPRPSLRLEELSLEEPLQCRAAIREVFTFMESDKTETVPGEGEGEEQPEVEEDEDDDEKGIPKIGVARQTYIPVSKSELLEAIVSKLFDSPDDANQFLLLSSRLDSILHAEHKSILEEMRRDYFVSYSADNEDGSDKGRGNSDGSSQLNGDKSFVNDSINGTGKIWNNWKDGEFDMPLNFGSGLDLKNILGYSAKIEKRSTNDESRLAVATRFQRAFMQLLNNAQFQELSARDLMLTSALNSDYLLTLPVYVDWKKASESNAIIFRPIFLSRISLSDIWRPATRKYCGNNPWKMLKTSFSILLSQSVLQEPAFEELILLYTNEVTKSDKAEVPPLQLKIYQRIPIPDLPVVFPHKKLSFRIIDTVRLDLATILGLSAYFINYKFENIGSSPSAIYLDVIAITALIIYVTRVALGYKQTWDRYQLLVNRTLYEKTLASGFGSVHFLLDASEQQQYKEAILTYAILLKAKNDQVSCHRSISDECERFIYDTFNAKVEMPIIKAVNTLVRLGLVIETPVDGRIRLEAIPCEKADEALKARWNNLLG